The Desulfuromonas acetexigens genome has a segment encoding these proteins:
- a CDS encoding peptidylprolyl isomerase — MSEEKNPVVLMETSMGNIKIELNQEKAPITVQNFLDYVDAGFYEGTIFHRIIDNFMVQGGGMTPDMKEKKNRAPIKNEADNGLPNTRGSLAMARTQVVDSATSQFFINLVDNTFLNHQSKTPAGYGYAVFGQVIEGMEVVDAMRKVKTGNKGFHQDVPVEAVTIEKVSRVAE, encoded by the coding sequence ATGAGTGAAGAGAAAAACCCCGTTGTGCTGATGGAAACCTCCATGGGGAACATTAAAATTGAGTTGAACCAGGAGAAAGCCCCGATCACCGTGCAGAACTTCCTCGACTACGTGGATGCCGGTTTTTATGAAGGGACCATCTTCCACCGGATTATCGACAACTTCATGGTTCAGGGGGGGGGTATGACCCCGGACATGAAGGAGAAGAAGAATCGGGCACCGATCAAGAACGAGGCCGACAATGGCCTGCCCAACACGCGCGGTAGTCTCGCCATGGCCCGCACCCAGGTCGTCGACAGCGCAACCTCCCAGTTTTTCATCAATCTGGTCGATAACACCTTCCTCAACCACCAGTCAAAAACCCCCGCGGGTTATGGCTACGCGGTCTTCGGCCAGGTCATCGAAGGCATGGAGGTCGTCGACGCCATGCGTAAGGTAAAGACCGGCAACAAAGGTTTTCATCAGGATGTTCCCGTGGAAGCGGTGACGATCGAAAAAGTCAGTCGGGTTGCCGAATAA
- a CDS encoding alkaline phosphatase family protein: protein MTEISWFGKLYRAYYGFKFYLLRKERRERQASGARKGFVGVQIDGLSAPHLRRALDLGYMPHARRYLDEGHVLLEYQAGLPSTTPAAQAAIFYGDSGGIPAFRWFERATGQLISCNDPDHVQHFREKLFHDKIGLLDGGSSYSNIIDGGAARSVFTVSSPHPQTLFGRFGGLRFMLLALLHPLRICRMIGATLVEYVTDSYERWHYRRTRPWRVSEGLFPLIRVLCNVVLRELQTLGVLADIYVGVPYIYTTYSGYDELGHHFGPGSQAALKSLRHTDKRIGEILRMVRHAAGADYQLVVLSDHGQTPGYPFHNRFGATLGDAISAFLKKNQRAAVSSGPLEFTAVQLDYLRAELDTRPSHWRDRIYRATKKLLQKKIRDLVPETIKIDEEGGVVITYSSSLAHLYITGYKQRLSAAEVEKEQPLLLRFLSQHQGIGFVLARGEGMEICCYHDGERTVGSQERVPAPEGLKFLRPYGEPETLWPRLVAFALDDACGDLILFGAYDGERIACFDDQVGGHGSVGGEQSRPFVILPNSHPLTGRNDLVGNSFLYHEVFKPLRNDPPSAPLPHI, encoded by the coding sequence ATGACTGAAATCTCTTGGTTCGGAAAACTCTACCGGGCCTATTACGGATTCAAGTTTTATCTTTTACGAAAGGAACGTCGGGAACGCCAGGCTTCGGGCGCCCGTAAAGGATTCGTCGGGGTGCAGATCGACGGCCTTTCGGCCCCGCATCTGCGTCGGGCTCTCGACCTGGGCTACATGCCCCATGCCCGGCGCTATCTTGATGAAGGGCACGTGCTTCTGGAATATCAAGCCGGCTTACCCAGCACCACGCCCGCCGCCCAAGCCGCGATATTTTACGGCGACAGTGGCGGGATCCCCGCCTTCCGCTGGTTCGAACGAGCCACCGGGCAACTGATCAGCTGCAACGACCCCGACCACGTGCAGCATTTTCGAGAAAAACTTTTTCATGACAAGATCGGCTTGCTCGACGGCGGTTCTTCCTATTCGAATATTATCGACGGCGGCGCGGCGCGCAGCGTTTTCACCGTTTCATCTCCTCATCCCCAGACCCTCTTCGGACGCTTCGGCGGCCTCCGCTTCATGCTTCTGGCCTTGCTCCATCCGTTGCGCATCTGCCGCATGATCGGCGCGACCCTGGTCGAATACGTCACCGACAGCTACGAGCGCTGGCATTACCGAAGAACCCGCCCCTGGCGGGTGAGCGAGGGGCTCTTCCCCTTGATCCGGGTGCTGTGTAACGTGGTACTGCGGGAACTTCAGACGTTGGGAGTGTTGGCCGACATCTATGTGGGCGTGCCTTACATTTACACGACCTATAGCGGCTACGACGAACTCGGCCACCACTTCGGCCCCGGCTCCCAGGCGGCATTAAAAAGCCTGCGTCATACCGACAAACGCATCGGCGAAATCTTGCGGATGGTCCGCCATGCCGCCGGCGCCGATTACCAGTTGGTCGTTCTCTCCGACCACGGGCAGACCCCCGGCTATCCTTTTCACAACCGCTTTGGCGCCACGCTCGGCGATGCCATCAGCGCCTTTCTGAAAAAAAACCAGCGGGCCGCCGTCTCCAGCGGACCGCTGGAATTCACGGCCGTTCAACTCGATTATCTGCGGGCGGAATTGGATACGCGTCCCAGCCACTGGCGCGACCGGATCTATCGGGCGACCAAAAAGCTGCTGCAGAAAAAAATCCGCGACCTGGTACCGGAAACGATCAAGATCGATGAAGAGGGGGGCGTGGTCATCACCTATTCCAGCTCTCTTGCCCATCTCTACATCACCGGCTACAAACAGCGCCTGAGCGCAGCGGAAGTCGAGAAGGAGCAACCGTTACTGTTGCGCTTCCTCAGTCAGCATCAGGGGATCGGCTTCGTTCTGGCACGGGGAGAAGGTATGGAGATCTGCTGCTATCACGACGGCGAGCGAACGGTCGGCTCCCAGGAACGCGTACCCGCTCCGGAGGGGCTGAAATTTCTCCGTCCCTACGGCGAGCCAGAGACCCTTTGGCCACGCCTGGTCGCCTTCGCCCTCGATGACGCCTGCGGCGACCTGATTCTCTTTGGCGCCTACGATGGCGAACGCATCGCCTGCTTCGATGACCAGGTCGGGGGACATGGATCAGTCGGCGGCGAACAGTCGCGCCCCTTCGTGATCCTGCCGAACAGCCACCCTTTGACGGGACGAAACGACCTGGTGGGCAACTCTTTCCTCTACCATGAGGTGTTCAAACCGCTCAGAAACGACCCGCCGTCGGCACCGCTGCCACATATTTGA
- a CDS encoding acetyl-CoA hydrolase/transferase C-terminal domain-containing protein, giving the protein MSDFGTLESRVRRKSLLSKVCKAEDTIKYFQAGQNLLWSGFTPAGYPKEVPIALANHVKANNLQGKMKFNLFIGASVGAETENVWAELDMIDRRWPYQTGKNIAAGINAGRIRMGDKHLGLFAQDISYGFYTENGRYDIGIIEVSAITEDCGLALTTSCGIVAEAINLCDKIIIEVNTGQPSFEGMHDIHMQQKPPHRAPFLITEAGSRIGTPYVPCDPDKIIAVVESKRRDKGRAFADEDDTSAAIAGHIMDFFTHEIKKGRLPENLLPLQSGVGSIANAVIGGLAKGPFSDLTVFTEVLQDTMLDFFDGGNLKVASACSLSLSEDPGFPRFFDNWEKYFDKIILRPLSISNAPEPIRRLGCIAMNTPVEIDIFAHANSTLVGGTRMINGIGGSGDYLRNGYLKMMHTPSARPSKTDPTGISCVVPHCSHIDHTEHDLDCVITEQGLADLRGLAPKDRARKIIEKCAHPDYKDQLTEYLKIAEKECLAKGVGHEPQLWDRAFKMHLNLAQNGTMKVKNWDVKVDLCE; this is encoded by the coding sequence ATGTCTGATTTCGGCACACTGGAAAGTCGCGTTCGTCGCAAGTCCCTGCTCAGCAAGGTCTGCAAGGCTGAAGACACTATCAAGTATTTCCAAGCCGGCCAGAATTTGCTGTGGTCGGGCTTCACCCCCGCCGGCTACCCGAAAGAAGTCCCCATCGCCCTGGCCAACCACGTTAAGGCCAACAACCTGCAAGGCAAGATGAAGTTCAACCTCTTCATCGGTGCCTCCGTCGGCGCCGAAACGGAAAACGTCTGGGCGGAACTCGACATGATCGACCGCCGTTGGCCCTATCAGACCGGTAAAAACATCGCCGCCGGCATCAACGCCGGCCGCATCCGCATGGGTGACAAACACCTTGGTCTCTTTGCCCAGGACATCAGCTACGGCTTCTACACCGAAAACGGCCGCTATGACATCGGCATTATCGAAGTTTCCGCCATCACTGAAGACTGCGGTCTGGCTCTGACCACCTCCTGCGGTATCGTCGCCGAAGCCATCAACCTGTGCGACAAGATCATCATCGAAGTCAACACCGGACAGCCCTCCTTCGAAGGGATGCATGACATCCACATGCAGCAGAAGCCGCCGCATCGCGCGCCCTTCCTGATCACCGAAGCCGGCTCTCGCATCGGCACCCCCTACGTCCCCTGTGATCCGGATAAAATTATCGCCGTGGTCGAGTCGAAGCGTCGTGACAAGGGACGCGCCTTCGCCGACGAAGACGACACCTCTGCTGCCATTGCCGGTCACATCATGGATTTCTTTACCCATGAAATCAAGAAAGGCCGCCTCCCTGAGAATCTTCTGCCTCTCCAGTCGGGCGTCGGGTCCATCGCTAACGCTGTCATCGGCGGCTTGGCAAAAGGTCCCTTCTCCGACCTGACCGTCTTTACGGAAGTACTGCAGGACACCATGCTCGACTTCTTTGACGGCGGCAACCTGAAGGTTGCTTCCGCCTGCTCCCTCTCCTTGTCTGAAGATCCGGGATTCCCGCGGTTCTTTGATAACTGGGAAAAATATTTCGACAAGATCATCCTGCGCCCCCTGTCCATCTCCAACGCCCCCGAGCCGATCCGTCGTCTGGGCTGTATCGCCATGAACACCCCGGTCGAGATTGACATCTTCGCCCATGCCAACTCCACCTTGGTCGGCGGTACCCGTATGATTAACGGCATCGGTGGTTCCGGCGATTACCTGCGCAACGGCTACCTGAAAATGATGCATACTCCGTCGGCTCGTCCGTCCAAAACCGACCCGACCGGCATCTCCTGCGTTGTGCCGCACTGCTCTCACATTGACCACACCGAGCATGACCTCGATTGCGTCATCACAGAACAAGGCCTGGCCGACTTGCGTGGATTGGCGCCGAAAGATCGTGCACGCAAGATCATTGAGAAGTGTGCCCATCCCGATTACAAGGATCAGTTGACCGAGTATCTGAAAATTGCCGAGAAGGAATGTCTTGCCAAGGGCGTTGGCCACGAGCCGCAACTGTGGGACCGCGCTTTCAAAATGCATCTCAACCTGGCCCAGAACGGCACCATGAAGGTCAAGAACTGGGATGTGAAAGTCGATCTCTGCGAATAA
- a CDS encoding class I SAM-dependent rRNA methyltransferase — protein sequence MNQGAFVVGPETQRMLELGHPWVIEDRYTKRWPQGSRGDLVALRDEENRLLATALLDPGERVVARVLDFGPMKLTQEWLRQRVAEAWRLRRQVIDLQETTAYRLINGEGDGLPGLTVDRYGDFLLVQLYAESWRRHLPLVAQVLEQEFQPLGIYEKRRPQNTRELQGAIPGKKYSRLLAGQGREGRFSVLENGLNFLVDLEEGLHVGLFLDQRENRRDLMKRVAGKAVLNLFAYTGAFSVAAACAGAGRVTSVDTSAPYLNWAEENFAANRLNPRRHEFIVDDCLEALRALRQQGRRFDVVLMDPPSFSTTKKSRFTTRGGTSDLVAAVLPVLEPGGLLLASSNHQKVDIADYLKELRRGALQEGQGLRVTRIAGQGEDFPFSTSFPEGRYLKYVAAVPTAGRF from the coding sequence ATGAATCAGGGGGCTTTTGTCGTCGGACCCGAAACCCAACGCATGCTCGAACTGGGACACCCTTGGGTGATCGAGGACCGCTATACCAAACGCTGGCCACAAGGGTCAAGGGGGGATCTTGTCGCCCTCCGCGACGAAGAGAACCGCCTGCTGGCCACCGCCCTGCTCGATCCGGGTGAGCGGGTGGTGGCGCGGGTGCTGGATTTTGGTCCGATGAAGTTGACTCAGGAATGGCTTCGCCAACGGGTAGCGGAAGCCTGGCGTTTGCGCCGGCAGGTCATCGATCTGCAGGAGACCACGGCCTATCGGCTGATCAACGGCGAAGGGGACGGTCTCCCCGGTCTGACCGTCGATCGCTATGGGGATTTCCTCCTGGTTCAGCTTTACGCCGAGAGTTGGCGGCGACATTTGCCGCTGGTCGCCCAGGTTCTGGAGCAGGAGTTTCAGCCTCTGGGGATTTACGAAAAGCGCCGCCCGCAAAACACTCGCGAGTTGCAAGGGGCAATCCCCGGCAAGAAATACAGCCGTCTTCTGGCCGGACAGGGGCGGGAAGGACGCTTTTCGGTGCTGGAAAACGGCTTGAATTTTCTCGTCGATCTCGAAGAAGGGCTGCATGTTGGACTCTTCCTCGATCAGCGGGAAAACCGCCGGGATCTCATGAAGAGGGTTGCGGGCAAGGCGGTCCTCAATCTCTTTGCCTATACCGGAGCCTTCTCCGTGGCTGCCGCTTGCGCCGGTGCCGGACGGGTGACCAGCGTCGATACTTCGGCCCCTTATCTCAACTGGGCCGAGGAGAATTTCGCGGCGAATCGGCTCAACCCGCGTCGGCATGAATTCATCGTCGATGATTGCCTGGAGGCCCTCCGTGCCCTGCGGCAACAGGGACGGCGCTTCGATGTAGTGTTGATGGATCCGCCTTCCTTTTCCACGACCAAGAAGAGCCGCTTCACTACCCGTGGCGGCACCTCGGATCTGGTTGCCGCCGTGCTGCCCGTGCTGGAGCCGGGGGGGCTGCTGCTGGCGTCGTCCAATCATCAGAAGGTGGATATCGCTGATTATCTCAAGGAGTTGCGGCGGGGGGCTTTGCAGGAGGGGCAGGGATTGCGCGTGACCCGTATTGCCGGGCAGGGGGAGGATTTCCCCTTTTCAACGAGCTTCCCCGAGGGGCGCTACCTCAAATATGTGGCAGCGGTGCCGACGGCGGGTCGTTTCTGA
- a CDS encoding permease, with the protein MENWSELIVKLGAGLWREILYILPFLMLGVLLEAIIRTFKWHVKIRKALTHFGALSIVVATLLGLVSPLCACATLPLVISLLLAGLPLAPAMSLLVTSPLMSPAGYTLLNWELGTLWANVVVVCALFMGLYAGYATHFLRRYGFTEERLFRKILPEGDFHDPDYPVVELRCDCGKQLSHRVDRCTHNKFLVFLAKFWEGLLKIGRFALIGLVIEVVASTLIPTDWLAALLSGEGIAPILTLTFATIPLHLPQVTAAAMLYGFVSPEVGEGITLAKGAGIALLIGGPVTALPVMGIFISMFRKRVLLLYLFLCVSGTLFLAFAYRWLPIGG; encoded by the coding sequence ATGGAAAACTGGAGTGAGTTGATCGTCAAACTGGGTGCGGGACTCTGGCGCGAAATTCTTTACATCCTGCCTTTTTTGATGTTGGGCGTGCTGCTGGAAGCGATTATTCGTACCTTCAAGTGGCACGTCAAGATCCGCAAGGCGCTGACTCATTTCGGGGCGCTCTCCATTGTCGTGGCTACTCTGCTGGGCCTTGTCAGCCCTTTGTGTGCCTGCGCCACCCTGCCCCTGGTCATTTCCCTTTTGCTGGCAGGGTTGCCTCTGGCACCCGCCATGTCGCTGCTGGTGACCTCGCCGCTCATGAGCCCGGCGGGCTATACCCTGTTGAACTGGGAGTTGGGGACGCTCTGGGCCAACGTCGTTGTGGTCTGTGCTCTGTTCATGGGATTGTACGCCGGCTATGCGACGCATTTCCTGCGTCGTTACGGTTTTACCGAAGAACGGCTGTTCCGGAAAATCCTGCCCGAAGGGGATTTCCACGATCCCGATTATCCGGTGGTGGAGTTGCGCTGTGACTGCGGCAAGCAGCTCTCGCATCGGGTCGACCGCTGCACCCACAACAAGTTTCTGGTCTTTCTCGCCAAATTCTGGGAAGGGCTGCTTAAAATCGGACGCTTTGCCCTGATCGGACTGGTGATCGAAGTGGTTGCGTCAACCCTCATCCCCACGGATTGGTTAGCTGCGCTCCTTTCCGGCGAGGGGATCGCGCCGATTCTGACGCTGACCTTTGCTACTATCCCTCTGCATCTGCCACAAGTGACCGCCGCCGCCATGCTCTATGGCTTTGTTTCGCCGGAGGTGGGGGAAGGGATAACTCTCGCCAAGGGGGCGGGGATTGCCCTGCTCATCGGCGGGCCGGTTACGGCCCTGCCGGTCATGGGCATTTTTATTTCCATGTTCCGCAAGCGGGTACTGCTGCTCTATCTGTTTCTGTGTGTTTCAGGAACGCTTTTTCTGGCATTTGCCTATCGTTGGTTGCCCATCGGCGGGTAG
- a CDS encoding aldo/keto reductase, producing MNKVLLGSPGMAVSPLIFGSLPLGPLQADLPLEKAGRLLRYALECGVNMIDTAALYETFRHIRQALKGYQGSCYLASKTHATDAVMARRHVEQALRELGVERLDVVHVHAARLADPFIERAAIFDLLLEMRHEGKIAHVGLSTHYIRAVRQAARHPEIAVVHPLINRQGMGILDGSAEEMAAALAEVAAAGKGVYAMKALAGGNLIAQARESLRFVRDLPGVHGVAVGMLSEAEVDANIRLFSDAPLEDAMWRKLESQRRHLKIMDRFCTGCGSCVEACTNNALAIVDGKARVDAERCILCGYCAPACPEFMIRVV from the coding sequence ATGAATAAGGTCTTGCTGGGAAGTCCCGGGATGGCGGTCAGCCCCCTGATTTTTGGCAGTCTGCCGCTGGGGCCATTGCAGGCGGACCTGCCCCTGGAGAAAGCCGGACGGTTGCTGCGCTATGCCTTGGAGTGCGGCGTCAATATGATCGATACCGCTGCCCTTTATGAAACCTTCAGGCATATTCGGCAGGCCCTCAAGGGTTATCAAGGATCTTGTTATCTGGCCAGCAAAACCCATGCGACAGATGCGGTAATGGCACGTCGACATGTGGAGCAGGCGCTGCGCGAGCTCGGTGTCGAGCGTCTGGATGTCGTGCATGTGCATGCGGCGCGGCTTGCTGATCCCTTTATCGAGCGCGCTGCGATCTTCGATCTTTTGCTGGAGATGCGTCACGAGGGGAAGATCGCCCATGTAGGTCTGTCGACTCATTACATTCGTGCGGTGCGACAGGCTGCACGTCACCCTGAAATTGCCGTGGTCCATCCTTTGATCAACCGACAGGGCATGGGGATTCTGGATGGTTCGGCCGAGGAGATGGCTGCGGCCCTTGCCGAGGTTGCCGCGGCCGGCAAGGGGGTTTACGCTATGAAGGCGCTGGCCGGCGGCAATCTGATTGCCCAGGCGCGCGAGAGTTTACGTTTTGTCCGTGACCTGCCCGGGGTCCATGGCGTCGCCGTGGGCATGTTGTCCGAAGCCGAGGTTGATGCCAACATCCGCCTTTTTTCCGATGCCCCCCTAGAGGACGCCATGTGGCGGAAACTGGAGTCGCAACGGCGTCATTTGAAGATCATGGACCGCTTCTGCACGGGATGTGGTTCTTGCGTCGAGGCCTGTACCAACAACGCTTTGGCCATTGTTGACGGCAAGGCGCGGGTCGATGCCGAACGTTGCATCCTCTGTGGTTATTGCGCCCCGGCGTGCCCGGAATTCATGATCCGGGTGGTCTGA
- a CDS encoding class I SAM-dependent methyltransferase, translating into MSNEFKNQVKEQFGKAADGYVRDQGFAQGADLVEAAKLLQPTNDDILLDVACGGGHTALYFAPMVRSVVASDLTMQMLKKAQEYISDEGNVDNVTFREADAEDLPFPSGSFTVLTCRIAPHHFSDVPRALREFHRVLRRQGGRMVIIDTLLPEDPEIAEFCQTMEKMRDPTHVRAYTRREWTEMVENAGFKVIETKVFHKTHDFDSWARRAGLRGDAIKNLVQYFIKAPAKVHDYFQIETFAGEVESYTDRKILIYATRLDKK; encoded by the coding sequence ATGTCGAACGAATTTAAAAATCAGGTTAAAGAGCAGTTCGGCAAGGCGGCTGACGGGTACGTCCGGGATCAGGGATTTGCCCAAGGAGCCGACCTGGTGGAGGCGGCGAAACTGCTTCAACCGACGAACGACGACATTCTGCTCGACGTAGCCTGTGGTGGCGGGCACACTGCCCTCTACTTCGCCCCTATGGTCCGCAGTGTGGTCGCCTCCGATCTGACCATGCAGATGCTGAAAAAGGCTCAGGAATATATCAGCGATGAAGGGAACGTGGACAATGTGACCTTCCGCGAGGCCGACGCCGAAGACTTGCCGTTCCCCTCCGGATCCTTCACCGTCCTCACCTGCCGGATTGCTCCCCACCATTTTTCCGATGTCCCTAGGGCGTTACGGGAATTTCACCGGGTTCTGCGCCGCCAAGGCGGACGAATGGTCATCATCGACACCCTCCTGCCGGAAGATCCGGAAATCGCCGAATTTTGCCAGACCATGGAGAAAATGCGGGATCCGACCCATGTCCGCGCCTACACTCGCCGTGAATGGACAGAAATGGTCGAAAATGCTGGGTTCAAAGTAATTGAAACCAAAGTTTTTCACAAAACCCATGATTTCGACAGCTGGGCGAGAAGGGCGGGTCTCCGTGGCGACGCTATCAAAAACCTTGTTCAATATTTCATCAAAGCACCGGCTAAAGTCCATGACTATTTTCAGATCGAAACCTTCGCCGGCGAAGTTGAAAGCTATACCGATCGGAAGATTTTGATCTACGCCACTCGCCTCGATAAAAAATAA